The Ictalurus punctatus breed USDA103 chromosome 9, Coco_2.0, whole genome shotgun sequence genome contains a region encoding:
- the zgc:109986 gene encoding uncharacterized protein zgc:109986 has protein sequence MNFGDAKNNILQILSRTDSQDLVKLINWMKYSDDLDNYLVDNQRAILQSIADDLRSCLPLEAVFPSETMAIQKTLHNPKPTVHMDAFLYDEEMVDCLCEEGKMSRNFCLTCGSHKTAPMEFISHSFSISELQFLFLQALPDLAGKMVVDVGSRLGAVLYAGYLYSAAVQLVGVEICEEFVKLQTMTVDKYGFSDRIQVIHADICSQAVLLKNADVLIMNNVFEYFMEPKDQVRAWQFVSQHFQKKGALLVTVPSIQEALMSLQETNGAPVIGHWLQEVPLDYSTYLQNDIDPDSLKQIHLYTVL, from the exons ATGAATTTCGGCGACGCTAAGAATAATATTCTACAAATACTGAGCAGAACAGACTCTCAGGATCTTGTTAAACTGATCAATTGGATGAAGTATTCAG ATGATCTTGATAACTACTTGGTTGACAATCAGAGAGCTATACTCCAAAGTATTGCAGATGACCTGAGGAGTTGTCTTCCCTTGGAGGCTGTGTTTCCTTCAGAGACCATGGCCATTCAGAAG ACTCTGCACAACCCCAAACCTACTGTCCACATGGATGCATTTTTGTATGACGAGGAAATGGTAGATTGTCTCTGTGAAGAGGGCAAGATGAGTCGCAACTTCTGTCTCACTTGTGGATCGCATAAGACAGCACCTATGG AATTCATCTCACATTCCTTCTCGATCTCGGAGCTCCAGTTCCTGTTTCTTCAAGCTCTCCCAGACCTGGCAGGAAAGATGGTAGTGGATGTGGGATCCAGGCTTGGAGCAGTGCTCTATGCG GGCTACCTCTACAGTGCAGCAGTGCAACTTGTTGGAGTAGAAATATGTGAAGAGTTTGTCAAGCTTCAGACAATGACTGTGGACAAGTATGGCTTCAGTGACAGAATTCAG GTGATTCATGCAGATATATGCTCTCAGGCAGTGTTGTTGAAAAATGCAGATGTGCTAATAATGAACAATGTGTTTGAGTATTTTATGGAGCCCAAAGACCAAGTAAG AGCGTGGCAGTTTGTTAGCCAACATTTCCAAAAGAAAGGTGCATTGTTGGTGACTGTTCCAAGCATTCAAGAAGCTCTCATGTCACTGCAAGAAACAAAT GGAGCACCAGTAATTGGCCATTGGTTGCAAGAAGTACCTCTTGATTATAGTACTTATCTCCAAAATGACATAGACCCAGATTCCCTCAAGCAAATACATCTCTACACAGTACTTTGA